A window of Diabrotica virgifera virgifera chromosome 9, PGI_DIABVI_V3a contains these coding sequences:
- the LOC126891577 gene encoding uncharacterized protein LOC126891577: MLNILEIRVERCEKEMKQNNLVITGLKIDANDEAELKEKMTNFIKQHLEENTKIEKAVKLGDRTCLLKMGSIEEKNKVMKKKSKLRHIKGEKIFISQDVTVLERNIQKEIGAKCKELRDMGRNVKRDYNGLTVDGNEKWRWRKDGKVETFPIN; the protein is encoded by the coding sequence ATGCTAAATATTTTGGAAATTAGGGTAGAACGCTGTGAAAAAGAAATGAAGCAAAACAACCTAGTAATAACGGGTCTCAAAATAGATGCGAATGATGAAGCTGAACTAAAAGAAAAAATGACAAACTTCATCAAACAGCACTTGGAAGAGAACACAAAAATAGAGAAAGCAGTTAAACTGGGAGACAGAACTTGTCTATTGAAAATGGGAAgtatagaagaaaaaaataaggtaaTGAAGAAGAAAAGTAAATTGAGACATATCAAAGGGGAGAAGATTTTCATAAGCCAAGATGTGACAGTCTTAGAAAGAAATATTCAGAAAGAAATAGGAGCAAAGTGTAAGGAATTAAGAGACATGGGGAGAAATGTTAAAAGGGACTACAATGGATTAACCGTGGATGGTAATGAAAAATGGAGATGGAGAAAAGACGGTAAAGTAGAAACATTCCCAATAAACTAG